One window of Streptomyces sp. NBC_00273 genomic DNA carries:
- a CDS encoding lipopolysaccharide biosynthesis protein — MIETNRPAAAPVDDEPDLLRDQFRQLLRYRRLIGAGIGIGLLGGVYLGISTADTYVATADVVLRAPTDDPFNPSLAPDKAINIGSERQVALSSSIANEAAKKLGVDASGFAALRSGLQVTNPPQTMVLRFTYTADSAKEAAKRANTMTEAYLTKRQEALDATRDKMVKGYKEQRDPIAKQLDELSKEIARMPAGSGRDAASSSKTDLQSEVGGYNTKITKLEALDMTPGRVTSAATAPTATDGPGIVMSLALGAAVGLALGLLAAWVRLVFDPAPRSEGDVARALRAPVLGYLPRDRTGGGPLLAAGEADPRLAEEYRSVAFRLAYDSRFADRRRLLVVAPRGSSETAAAVAVNLAASFAETGKDVLLIEADLRTPVLASQLPTDAGGRPRWSQTPGSPNSGGRHSDTEWPDGRQLVVDAGESGSFDLIPGERARNVPRSLTSARATRLISEADSPNSTVVVLAPPVLSYADALALVDRVDGVLVVCDPRAVHRTDLSRIRELISGAGGTVLGAVLHAPLPGEKRGRGKDKVGPAPTGPAGGSGTSPKPGRSAPQPIPYEVAEPEQHIPGDGTDTVALRTVRMGRR, encoded by the coding sequence GTGATCGAGACGAACCGCCCTGCAGCGGCACCGGTCGACGACGAACCCGATCTCCTCAGAGATCAGTTCCGGCAGCTCCTGCGCTACCGCAGGCTCATCGGCGCGGGCATCGGGATCGGTCTGCTGGGCGGCGTCTACCTCGGCATCTCCACGGCCGACACCTATGTCGCGACCGCCGACGTCGTCCTGCGCGCACCCACCGACGACCCGTTCAACCCGAGCCTCGCACCGGACAAGGCGATCAACATCGGCTCGGAGCGCCAGGTCGCGCTCAGCTCCTCCATAGCCAACGAGGCGGCGAAGAAGCTCGGCGTGGACGCGTCCGGCTTCGCCGCCCTGCGCAGCGGGCTCCAGGTCACCAACCCGCCGCAGACCATGGTGCTGCGCTTCACGTACACCGCGGACTCCGCCAAGGAGGCCGCCAAGCGCGCCAACACGATGACCGAGGCCTACCTGACGAAGCGGCAGGAGGCCCTCGACGCCACCCGCGACAAGATGGTCAAGGGCTACAAGGAGCAGCGCGACCCGATCGCCAAGCAGCTCGACGAGCTGTCGAAGGAGATCGCCCGGATGCCGGCCGGCTCCGGACGCGACGCCGCCAGCTCCTCCAAGACCGACCTGCAGAGCGAGGTCGGCGGCTACAACACCAAGATCACCAAGCTCGAAGCCCTGGACATGACCCCGGGCCGCGTCACCAGCGCGGCGACCGCGCCCACCGCCACCGACGGCCCCGGCATCGTCATGTCGCTCGCGCTCGGTGCGGCCGTCGGCCTCGCACTCGGTCTGCTGGCCGCCTGGGTCCGCCTCGTCTTCGATCCGGCCCCGCGCTCCGAGGGCGATGTCGCCCGGGCACTGCGCGCACCCGTCCTGGGTTACCTGCCCCGGGACCGGACGGGCGGCGGACCGCTGCTCGCCGCCGGTGAGGCCGATCCCCGGCTCGCCGAGGAGTACCGCTCGGTGGCCTTCCGCCTCGCCTACGACTCCCGCTTCGCCGACCGGCGCCGCCTGCTCGTCGTCGCCCCGCGCGGCAGCAGCGAGACCGCGGCCGCGGTGGCCGTGAACCTCGCCGCCTCCTTCGCGGAGACCGGCAAGGACGTCCTCCTCATCGAGGCCGACCTGCGCACCCCGGTCCTGGCCAGCCAGCTGCCGACGGACGCCGGCGGCAGGCCGCGCTGGAGCCAGACCCCCGGCAGCCCGAACTCGGGCGGCCGTCACTCGGACACCGAATGGCCCGACGGACGCCAGCTCGTCGTGGACGCCGGGGAGTCCGGATCCTTCGACCTCATCCCGGGCGAGCGGGCGCGCAACGTCCCGCGCTCGCTGACCTCGGCCCGCGCCACCCGGCTGATCTCCGAGGCCGATTCCCCCAACTCCACGGTCGTCGTGCTCGCTCCGCCCGTGCTCTCCTACGCCGACGCCCTCGCCCTCGTCGACCGCGTCGACGGCGTCCTGGTCGTCTGCGACCCGCGCGCCGTGCACCGCACCGACCTGTCCCGGATCCGCGAGCTGATCAGCGGTGCCGGCGGCACCGTGCTCGGCGCGGTGCTGCACGCACCGCTGCCCGGCGAGAAGCGCGGCCGCGGCAAGGACAAGGTCGGCCCGGCCCCCACCGGCCCCGCCGGGGGTTCCGGGACCTCTCCGAAGCCCGGCCGGTCCGCGCCGCAGCCGATCCCGTACGAAGTGGCCGAGCCCGAACAGCACATCCCCGGTGACGGCACCGACACCGTCGCGCTGCGCACCGTCCGCATGGGCCGCAGATGA
- a CDS encoding CDP-alcohol phosphatidyltransferase family protein: protein MGRVTTALQELRGAQKSAKGVSLYSRFVNRPAGRYLAAGSYALGLTPNQVTLISAAFSFAAVAAVALTAPSWGLGIAVWAALAVGFAFDSADGQLARLRGGGSAAGEWLDHVVDAAKLTALHSCVLIAFYRFPDAYGTGADGWLLVPLGFQFAAVVTFFGGLLTEKLKPKPAPGSPAAAPSTARAVALLPVDYGVFCLVFLLLGGGKLFVWAYAGLGVVAALFLLAFLAKWFRELSAVRR, encoded by the coding sequence ATGGGCAGAGTCACGACCGCGCTGCAGGAACTGCGCGGGGCGCAGAAGTCGGCGAAGGGGGTGTCGCTCTACTCCCGGTTCGTCAACCGGCCCGCCGGGCGGTACCTGGCCGCCGGTTCGTACGCGCTGGGGCTCACCCCGAACCAGGTGACGCTGATCAGTGCCGCCTTCAGCTTCGCCGCCGTGGCCGCGGTCGCGCTGACCGCTCCCTCGTGGGGGCTGGGGATCGCGGTGTGGGCCGCCCTCGCCGTCGGTTTCGCCTTCGACTCCGCCGACGGGCAGCTCGCCCGGCTGCGCGGGGGCGGCAGCGCGGCCGGCGAATGGCTCGACCACGTGGTGGACGCCGCCAAGCTCACCGCCCTGCACTCCTGCGTGCTGATCGCCTTCTACCGCTTCCCCGACGCGTACGGGACGGGCGCGGACGGCTGGCTACTGGTGCCGCTGGGCTTCCAGTTCGCCGCGGTGGTGACCTTCTTCGGGGGGCTGCTGACCGAGAAGCTGAAGCCCAAGCCGGCTCCCGGCAGCCCGGCGGCCGCGCCGTCGACCGCGCGCGCGGTGGCTCTACTGCCCGTGGACTACGGGGTGTTCTGCCTGGTGTTCCTGCTGCTCGGCGGCGGGAAGCTGTTCGTGTGGGCGTACGCGGGACTGGGCGTGGTCGCCGCGCTGTTCCTGCTGGCGTTCCTGGCGAAGTGGTTCCGGGAGCTCAGCGCCGTTCGCCGGTGA
- a CDS encoding adenylyltransferase/cytidyltransferase family protein: MSDLGAPARRPYRVGYAPGAYDLFHIGHLNILRHARSQCDYLVAGVVSDEMAELAKGRRPMIPLVERLEIVRSVKYVDAAFVETVPDKVETWKQVRFDVIFKGDDWRGTPKGDRLEKDFAAHGVDVVYFPYTVHTSSTQLRRALDALAEPAPAPGQVTGERR; the protein is encoded by the coding sequence ATGTCCGACCTTGGCGCGCCTGCGCGTCGACCGTATCGAGTCGGCTACGCGCCCGGCGCCTACGATCTGTTCCACATCGGACATCTCAACATCCTTCGGCACGCCCGGAGCCAGTGCGACTACCTGGTCGCCGGAGTCGTCTCGGACGAGATGGCCGAGCTCGCCAAGGGGCGCCGCCCGATGATCCCGCTCGTCGAGCGGCTGGAGATCGTGCGCAGCGTGAAGTACGTCGACGCGGCCTTCGTCGAGACGGTCCCCGACAAGGTGGAGACCTGGAAGCAGGTCCGCTTCGACGTCATCTTCAAGGGCGACGACTGGCGCGGCACGCCCAAGGGCGACCGGCTCGAGAAGGACTTCGCCGCCCACGGCGTCGACGTCGTCTACTTCCCCTACACCGTGCACACGTCCAGCACCCAGCTGCGCCGGGCGCTGGACGCGCTCGCCGAACCGGCCCCGGCGCCGGGCCAGGTCACCGGCGAACGGCGCTGA
- a CDS encoding glycosyltransferase produces MLLVSTNYAPEHAGIGPYATQIAEHWADLGHETHVLAGMPHYPAWSLEPEYKGAFQRTEQRAGVTVHRRAHTVPPRQTAVKRALFEGSILLHGAVAPPKMRKPDAVLAQMPSLAGGVLAARLAARWKVPYIPVVQDLMGAAAAQSGISGGDKAAAIAGRAEAYALKRATLVGVIHETFVDRVVGMGVDPGKIRLVPNWSHVPVPTKPRGETRHHLGWAPGETVVLHSGNMGLKQGLEVLVGAARLDPSVRFVLMGDGSQRAALSDLAADVPNLDIIPPAADGEFPDILAAADVLAVTQHAAVLDMSVPSKLTSYFQTGRPVVASVAAEGGTAQEVERSGAGVLVPPEDPEALLKAVRALAEDPEGADALGAAGPRHVAAHLSREAGLARIDALIDEALGGPRP; encoded by the coding sequence ATGCTGCTGGTTTCCACCAATTACGCTCCGGAGCACGCGGGGATCGGCCCGTATGCGACCCAGATCGCGGAGCACTGGGCGGATCTCGGTCACGAGACCCATGTGCTGGCCGGCATGCCGCACTACCCGGCGTGGTCGCTCGAACCCGAGTACAAGGGCGCGTTCCAGCGCACGGAACAGCGCGCGGGGGTCACCGTGCACCGGCGTGCGCACACCGTGCCGCCGCGCCAGACCGCCGTGAAGCGGGCCCTTTTCGAAGGATCGATTCTGCTGCACGGCGCCGTGGCCCCGCCGAAGATGCGCAAGCCGGACGCGGTCCTCGCCCAGATGCCCAGCCTGGCCGGCGGCGTGCTCGCCGCCCGGCTCGCGGCGCGCTGGAAGGTCCCGTACATCCCGGTCGTCCAGGACCTGATGGGCGCCGCCGCCGCACAGAGCGGGATCAGCGGCGGCGACAAGGCCGCCGCGATCGCCGGCCGCGCCGAGGCCTACGCCCTCAAGCGCGCCACCCTCGTCGGCGTCATCCACGAGACCTTCGTGGACCGGGTCGTCGGCATGGGCGTGGACCCGGGGAAGATCCGCCTCGTCCCCAACTGGTCCCACGTGCCGGTGCCCACCAAGCCGCGCGGCGAGACCCGGCACCACCTCGGCTGGGCCCCCGGCGAGACCGTCGTCCTGCACTCCGGGAACATGGGCCTCAAGCAGGGCCTCGAAGTCCTCGTCGGCGCCGCCCGGCTCGATCCGAGCGTCCGGTTCGTCCTGATGGGCGACGGCAGCCAGCGCGCGGCTCTGTCCGATCTCGCGGCGGATGTGCCGAATCTGGACATCATCCCCCCTGCCGCTGACGGCGAGTTCCCGGATATCCTCGCGGCGGCGGACGTTCTCGCAGTCACGCAGCACGCCGCCGTGCTGGACATGAGCGTCCCGTCGAAGCTGACCTCGTACTTCCAGACCGGTCGGCCCGTCGTGGCCTCCGTGGCCGCGGAGGGCGGAACCGCCCAGGAAGTGGAACGCTCGGGCGCAGGGGTGCTCGTACCGCCGGAGGACCCCGAAGCCCTGCTGAAGGCCGTACGGGCCCTGGCCGAGGACCCTGAAGGCGCGGACGCACTGGGAGCGGCCGGACCCCGCCACGTGGCGGCCCACCTGAGCCGCGAAGCGGGCCTGGCCCGCATCGACGCACTGATAGACGAAGCACTTGGGGGACCCCGGCCGTGA